The Streptomyces sp. NBC_01197 genome window below encodes:
- a CDS encoding metallopeptidase family protein: MLEMTREEFEELVAEALDRIPPELTRLMDNVAVFVEDEPRSDAPEVLGLYEGTPLTERGEWYAGVLPDRITVYRGPTLRMCSSREAAVAETEITVVHEVAHHFGIDDERLHALGYG; encoded by the coding sequence GTGCTGGAGATGACGCGTGAGGAGTTCGAGGAACTGGTCGCCGAGGCGCTGGACCGCATCCCGCCGGAGCTGACCCGGCTGATGGACAACGTCGCGGTGTTCGTCGAGGACGAGCCCCGGTCCGACGCCCCCGAGGTGCTCGGTCTCTACGAGGGGACACCGCTGACGGAGCGCGGCGAGTGGTACGCGGGTGTCCTGCCGGACCGGATCACCGTCTACCGGGGGCCGACGCTGCGGATGTGCTCCTCGCGCGAGGCGGCGGTGGCCGAGACGGAGATCACCGTGGTGCACGAGGTCGCGCACCACTTCGGGATCGACGACGAGCGGCTGCACGCACTGGGGTACGGCTGA
- a CDS encoding metallophosphoesterase family protein encodes MAAADRLRQLRALRTARALSARRTSRPGSAPRELSLAPRPRPWLRGPAMVAVVLLGAWLGLLVVGNVRSQVGPMDTTMTLRPSLTGGTKINVSPLGALELDSHTAPIRLDVDVDRLDPVRSRALVEHPERISGLQTEIAHDVEHSTFDLAARSCAAVVIGATALGLVVYRRPRRALAAGGLALVLLAASGATAYATWNPKSLLEPKFSGLLSSAPQVVGNARSIVTDFNVYQEELARLVTNVTRLYDATSTLPAYQPDPGTIRVLHVSDIHLNPASWQIIGSLVTQYKIDVIIDSGDTMDHGSAAENTFLDPVPDLGAPYVWVRGNHDSATTQKYLKHLRNVHVLDNGSAVSVGGLRIAGTGDPQFTPDRSVVPGGDAAERLAGIRLASAIEDQKRAGTPVDIAVAHEPQAARETDGTVPLVLAGHVHHRENLMLPLGTRLKVEGSTGGGGLRAVQNKHPEKVLASVLYLDRSTRRLQAWDEITLGGLGLTTAEVSRHLPDGNLPGAKPSPTSR; translated from the coding sequence ATGGCCGCCGCCGACCGACTACGGCAACTCCGGGCGCTGCGCACCGCCCGGGCACTGAGCGCGCGCCGCACCTCCCGCCCCGGCTCAGCGCCGCGCGAACTCTCCCTCGCCCCACGCCCGCGCCCCTGGCTCCGGGGGCCCGCCATGGTGGCCGTCGTGCTGCTCGGCGCCTGGCTGGGACTGCTGGTCGTGGGCAACGTCCGGTCGCAGGTCGGCCCCATGGACACCACCATGACGCTGCGCCCTTCCCTCACCGGTGGCACCAAGATCAATGTCTCGCCGCTGGGCGCGCTCGAACTCGACTCGCACACGGCTCCCATACGGCTCGACGTCGACGTGGACCGTCTCGACCCGGTCCGCTCCCGGGCCCTGGTGGAACACCCCGAGCGGATCTCCGGCCTCCAGACCGAGATCGCCCACGACGTCGAACACAGCACCTTCGACCTGGCCGCACGCTCCTGCGCCGCCGTGGTGATCGGCGCCACCGCGCTCGGCCTGGTCGTCTACCGGAGGCCGCGCCGCGCCCTGGCGGCCGGCGGGCTCGCGCTCGTACTGCTCGCGGCTTCGGGCGCCACCGCGTACGCGACGTGGAACCCCAAGTCTCTCCTTGAGCCGAAGTTCTCCGGGCTGCTCTCGTCCGCCCCGCAAGTGGTCGGCAACGCGCGCTCGATCGTCACCGACTTCAACGTCTACCAGGAGGAGTTGGCGCGCCTCGTCACCAACGTGACGAGGCTGTACGACGCCACGTCGACCCTCCCCGCGTACCAGCCGGACCCCGGCACGATCCGCGTGCTGCACGTCTCCGACATCCATCTCAACCCGGCGTCGTGGCAGATCATCGGCTCGCTCGTGACGCAGTACAAGATCGACGTGATCATCGACTCCGGCGACACGATGGACCACGGGAGCGCCGCCGAGAACACCTTCCTCGACCCGGTACCGGATCTCGGAGCGCCGTACGTATGGGTCCGCGGCAACCACGATTCGGCCACCACGCAGAAGTATCTGAAGCACCTCAGGAACGTGCATGTACTCGACAACGGCAGCGCCGTGAGCGTCGGCGGCCTGCGGATCGCGGGGACCGGTGATCCGCAGTTCACCCCGGACCGCTCAGTCGTACCCGGCGGTGACGCGGCGGAGCGGCTGGCCGGAATCCGGCTCGCCTCCGCCATCGAGGACCAGAAGCGGGCCGGCACCCCGGTCGACATCGCGGTCGCGCACGAGCCGCAGGCGGCCCGCGAGACGGACGGCACGGTCCCGCTGGTGCTCGCCGGGCATGTGCACCACCGCGAGAATCTGATGCTCCCCCTCGGCACCCGGCTGAAGGTGGAGGGCTCGACGGGCGGCGGCGGGCTGCGCGCCGTTCAGAACAAGCACCCCGAGAAGGTGCTCGCATCGGTGCTCTACCTGGACCGGTCGACCCGGCGTCTGCAGGCGTGGGACGAGATCACGCTGGGCGGCCTGGGCCTGACGACGGCCGAGGTCAGCAGGCATCTGCCGGACGGCAACCTGCCCGGAGCGAAGCCCTCGCCCACGTCGCGCTAA